A section of the Osmia lignaria lignaria isolate PbOS001 chromosome 3, iyOsmLign1, whole genome shotgun sequence genome encodes:
- the Spf30 gene encoding splicing factor 30 isoform X2, translated as MDDLQNYKLQLQQVEAALTTDPSNEELLKLKIDLEEVIELTHDLIKSQQQEKRQANGMDAKDPILLAVLANKWKVGDQCMAPWSEDGKYYEATIDAISEEGVVNVTFNEYKNTDVTMLSQLKSVAKRPASDWADQKSKKMQAAAVAGSDPNKQREYLKKKKQRKLQRFKELEEEREMEKNKWLAFTNKKMSMAELELEHVV; from the exons ATGGACGATTTACAGAATTATAAATTGCAACTACAACAG GTGGAAGCAGCTCTTACCACGGATCCTAGTAATGAAGaacttttaaaattgaaaattgatctCGAGGAAGTAATAGAGCTGACAcatgatttaattaaatcacAGCAACAGGAAAAAAGGCAAGCCAATGGCATGGATGCTAAAGATCCTATTTTACTTGCAGTTCTGGCCAATAAATGGAAGGTTGGTGATCAGTGCATGGCACCTTGGAGCGAAGATGGCAA GTACTATGAGGCAACCATAGATGCAATAAGCGAAGAAGGAGTTGTTAATGTAACTTTTAATGAATATAAAAACACTGATGTCACAATGCTCAGTCAGTTAAAATCAGTAGCCAAAAGGCCTGCATCAGATTGGGCAGATCAAAAATCAAA AAAAATGCAAGCTGCTGCAGTAGCAGGCTCTGATCCTAACAAACAAAGAGAATAccttaagaaaaagaaacagagaaaactTCAGAGATTTAAAGAGCTTGAAGAGGAacgtgaaatggaaaaaaataaatggcTAGCATTTACTAATAAG AAAATGTCAATGGCCGAGTTGGAATTGGAACATGTGGTGTAA
- the Spf30 gene encoding splicing factor 30 isoform X1: protein MDDLQNYKLQLQQVEAALTTDPSNEELLKLKIDLEEVIELTHDLIKSQQQEKRQANGMDAKDPILLAVLANKWKVGDQCMAPWSEDGKYYEATIDAISEEGVVNVTFNEYKNTDVTMLSQLKSVAKRPASDWADQKSKKMQAAAVAGSDPNKQREYLKKKKQRKLQRFKELEEEREMEKNKWLAFTNKSSKKGVIKKSIFATPENVNGRVGIGTCGVSGREMTKFSNGEKWRRGA from the exons ATGGACGATTTACAGAATTATAAATTGCAACTACAACAG GTGGAAGCAGCTCTTACCACGGATCCTAGTAATGAAGaacttttaaaattgaaaattgatctCGAGGAAGTAATAGAGCTGACAcatgatttaattaaatcacAGCAACAGGAAAAAAGGCAAGCCAATGGCATGGATGCTAAAGATCCTATTTTACTTGCAGTTCTGGCCAATAAATGGAAGGTTGGTGATCAGTGCATGGCACCTTGGAGCGAAGATGGCAA GTACTATGAGGCAACCATAGATGCAATAAGCGAAGAAGGAGTTGTTAATGTAACTTTTAATGAATATAAAAACACTGATGTCACAATGCTCAGTCAGTTAAAATCAGTAGCCAAAAGGCCTGCATCAGATTGGGCAGATCAAAAATCAAA AAAAATGCAAGCTGCTGCAGTAGCAGGCTCTGATCCTAACAAACAAAGAGAATAccttaagaaaaagaaacagagaaaactTCAGAGATTTAAAGAGCTTGAAGAGGAacgtgaaatggaaaaaaataaatggcTAGCATTTACTAATAAG TCTTCAAAGAAAGGTGTAATTAAAAAGAGTATATTTGCAACACCAGAAAATGTCAATGGCCGAGTTGGAATTGGAACATGTGGTGTAAGCGGTCGAGAAATGACCAAATTCAGTAATGGTGAAAAATGGAGGAGGGGAGCATGA
- the Pef gene encoding penta-EF-hand domain containing protein peflin isoform X2 has translation MYGTTDSQSQVSPEVQQWFAAVDRDGSGRITALELKAALANGQGGTFSDAACKLMIGMFDKEKSGTIDLFEFQALYNYINAWLGVFRGFDHDNSGNIQESELNAALTQMGYRLSPEFISFLIKKSDPDGHSCITIDQFIVLCVQIQRFTEAFRVRDTDQTGSITIEFEEFLGVALSCST, from the exons ATGTATGGAACAACTGATTCCCAATCACAAGTATCTCCAGAAGTACAACAATGGTTTGCTGCTGTGGATAGAGATGGTAGTGGAAGAATAACTGCTTTAGAATTAAAAGCTGCTTTGGCAAATGGACAGGGAGGAACATTTTCAGATGCTGCTTGCAAACTAATGATCG gCATGTTTGATAAAGAAAAAAGTGGTACAATAGATCTATTTGAGTTTCAAGCTCTTTATAACTATATCAATGCATGGCTTGGTGTTTTTCGTGGTTTTGATCATGATAATTCAGGAAATATACAAGAAAGCGAACTTAATGCAGCATTAACACAAATGGGATATAGGCTTAGTCcagaatttatttcatttctcatCAAAAAAAGTGACCCTGATGGTCATTCTTGTATTACTATTGATCAGTTTATTGTATTATGTGTACAGATCCAAAGATTTACag AAGCCTTTCGAGTAAGGGATACTGACCAAACAGGAAGCATTACTATtgaatttgaagaatttttagGCGTTGCACTTAGCTGCAGTACATAG
- the Pef gene encoding penta-EF-hand domain containing protein peflin isoform X1: MAYPGSMYGTTDSQSQVSPEVQQWFAAVDRDGSGRITALELKAALANGQGGTFSDAACKLMIGMFDKEKSGTIDLFEFQALYNYINAWLGVFRGFDHDNSGNIQESELNAALTQMGYRLSPEFISFLIKKSDPDGHSCITIDQFIVLCVQIQRFTEAFRVRDTDQTGSITIEFEEFLGVALSCST, translated from the exons ATGGCATATCCA GGATCAATGTATGGAACAACTGATTCCCAATCACAAGTATCTCCAGAAGTACAACAATGGTTTGCTGCTGTGGATAGAGATGGTAGTGGAAGAATAACTGCTTTAGAATTAAAAGCTGCTTTGGCAAATGGACAGGGAGGAACATTTTCAGATGCTGCTTGCAAACTAATGATCG gCATGTTTGATAAAGAAAAAAGTGGTACAATAGATCTATTTGAGTTTCAAGCTCTTTATAACTATATCAATGCATGGCTTGGTGTTTTTCGTGGTTTTGATCATGATAATTCAGGAAATATACAAGAAAGCGAACTTAATGCAGCATTAACACAAATGGGATATAGGCTTAGTCcagaatttatttcatttctcatCAAAAAAAGTGACCCTGATGGTCATTCTTGTATTACTATTGATCAGTTTATTGTATTATGTGTACAGATCCAAAGATTTACag AAGCCTTTCGAGTAAGGGATACTGACCAAACAGGAAGCATTACTATtgaatttgaagaatttttagGCGTTGCACTTAGCTGCAGTACATAG
- the LOC143308235 gene encoding uncharacterized protein LOC143308235 codes for MLGTPDGCFNEAINDEKKTWSHDPALSHARQAQERIQEFSRLKRARHLLDAISVTNELLADGSNVEILSLAPTIIKRLKFLGVFSTSLENFNGSTAASILKPHTGIYHCCTFCSSGGKKEAICGCGGTMPGGYQGCGHGHIGHPGVHHWSCCGSVLHHGPCLILQKYVHQLLI; via the exons ATGCTAGGCACCCCAGATGG ATGTTTTAATGAAGCTATAAATGATGAAAAGAAAACTTGGAGTCATGATCCTGCATTGTCACATGCTAGACAGGCACAAGAAAGAATTCAAGAGTTCAGCAGATTGAAAAGGGCAAGGCATCTTCTTGATGCAATTTCTGTCACAAATGAATTATTGGCAGATGGTTCAAATGTAGAAATATTAAGCCTTGCTCccacaataataaaaagattgAAATTCTTAGGAGTGTTTAGTACATCTTTAG AAAATTTCAATGGAAGTACAGCAGCATCAATATTGAAACCACATACTGGTATCTATCATTGCTGTACATTCTGTTCAAGTGGTGGTAAAAAAGAAGCCATTTGTGGATGTGGAGGAACTATGCCAG GTGGATATCAGGGATGTGGGCATGGTCACATTGGACACCCTGGTGTTCATCATTGGTCTTGCTGTGGATCAGTCTTGCATCATGGTCCTTGCTTAATACTTCAAAAATATGTGCATCAGCTGTTAATATAG
- the LOC117605325 gene encoding uncharacterized protein LOC117605325, with translation MDFIKCPKYQSVTSCCGGKTSMDRENESNELCNRNLTFHDRKNENTCPVLNTESVHFTKDERYDEYSNMSLTWGMNKTNSMYQSSSELPYGIRYGINSECTQKETISSLEGRGTKEFHCPRCGKGMQEPRLLSCLHPICSPCVLELMSKHIRIHGTPFSNYYEICPLCDFPLPNANSPIPPPHYPLQHRLVMNAIRSGFANKVLCDACTDEVIALVQCSTCLRNFCLNCGMEHQQQVTMELKPLRHTIRPIWEATKVRRTALCQKHPIHALRFYCIACQQVICKECMWTVQHRGHASETAAGAGKRVALYLKAVLQRAKALLNILLTQYDQSMFLNGTFEEMKDAFGSMDYRYVKLIVLLTYIYISMNCHVISMLYSFYYKLKIISIN, from the exons ATGGATTTCATTAAATGTCCAAAATATCAATCTGTAACGAGTTGTTGCGGTGGAAAAACGTCGATGGATAGGGAAAATGAGAGCAACGAACTTTGCAATAGAAATCTTACATTCCACgatcgaaaaaatgaaaatacatgCCCTGTTCTTAACACAGAATCAGTACATTTCACTAAAGATGAACG ttatgATGAATATTCGAATATGTCTTTAACATGGGGTATGAACAAGACAAATTCTATGTATCAATCTTCTTCTGAGTTACCTTATGGTATAAGATATGGAATAAATAGCGAATGCACACAGAAGGAAACTATTTCTTCTCTGGAAGGCAGGGGAACCAAAGAGTTCCACTGTCCAAGATGTGGTAAAGGAATGCAGGAACCAAGACTACTATCTTGTTTGCATCCAATATGTTCACCTTGTGTTTTGGAACTAATGAGCAAAC ATATCAGAATTCACGGTACCCCGTTCAGCAATTACTATGAAATATGTCCTTTATGTGATTTCCCATTACCAAATGCTAATTCTCCAATTCCACCTCCACATTATCCTCTTCAACATCGGCTAGTGATGAATGCTATACGTTCCGGATTTGCAAACAAAGTTCTTTGCGATGCTTGTACAGATGAAGTTATT gcACTTGTTCAGTGTTCCACATGCCTTCGTAATTTCTGTTTAAATTGCGGAATGGAACATCAGCAACAAGTCACTATGGAATTGAAACCATTGAGACATACGATAAGGCCAATTTGGGAAGCTACTAAAGTGCGACGTACTGCACTGTGTCAAAAGCATCCCATTCACGCATTACGATTTTATTGCATTGCTTGTCAACAG GTAATTTGTAAAGAATGTATGTGGACTGTTCAACACAGAGGTCATGCAAGTGAAACAGCAGCTGGAGCTGGTAAAAGAGTTGCTTTATATTTGAAAGCAGTGTTACAACGAGCAaaggcacttttaaatatactCTTGACACAATATGATCAAAGTATGTTTTTGAACGGTACTTTTGAAGAAATGAAAGATGCTTTTGGTTCAATGGATTACCGGTATGTTAAATTGATAGTTCtattaacatatatatatataagtatgaATTGTCATGTGATAAGTATGCTGTATAGTTTTTATTataagttaaaaattatttcgataaattga